The genomic window attgttccatttagttaaattaattacttgtataacgtcaaaataaattttaaagtgGCTTATATTAATTTACTACACAAATTCTTCTTGATACTTGAGATCAATGAGTAAGGTTATATGGTTAtacttttttgactaaatactTATTTATTCAAAGGTGCCTTATTGATTGttgattttatcaaattaaatagTCCTATATTGTTTGTGATCTCACTAAGGTTTGGTAAAACAATTTTGTGTTCCAAGCAAAAGTGTCCACTTAGATAATAATTATTGGTGCTGCAAGGAAAATACAtataaagaagaaattaaaaactTAAAGTTAGAATAAAAAACTATCATTGGTTTAACGtttctaataataaaagaacaactaaaatcaataaataaatacaaaaaattacaattatcatATCGTTTGCATATACAACTATTGTTACATTGTTTGATCACCGGAACATATTGCATTTACTCTTAGTAtctctcatatatatatatatatatatatatatatatatatatatatatatatatatatatatatattttgtttccaATGATGGGATGAAAGCAAATCCATGCTACAATATGTTATTTATAGATTTAAttttacaattaaaaattaaaaaccactacTGCCTTTATAATATGGTCATTCAAGACCATTAAACTTGATATCATTTAGCAATCAAAACTCTCATAACATATCTTATGCGCCATATCATTCTACAAAACATTTCAcagattataaattaatttatgtcAATAGTAGGGTTAAAAACATATACTTACATGAACATCCATTTCATATGCTTCTTAAACGGCAGGGATGcaacaaaagacaaaaataaaagtttcttTAATCTCCTTCTCTCTTAttcacatggaaaaaaaatagtcatcttTACATTATTCAATAAAACAAAAGACCAAAATAAAAGTTTCTTTAATCTCCTTCTCTCTAAttcacatggaaaaaaaataatcatctttacattattcaataaaataaaataagatggAAAGTTAGAAAATTAAACTACAAAACGATATATCAATAAAGATATTGTTTGAATAAAATGATATtgatctaaaataataaattatgcttaaaaaaatctatagcAACAAAAACATCCATAGCAACAATTTACGTCAAGCTACTATAAATCCATTAAAATTACCTTTTCATATAGGAAGTATCCTTTCAATAAAATTCTCTTATTTCAAAATCCTGCTTATGTTAGTTTAAAGAAAGGTTAaccataaaaaattacaaaatattagAAGAAGATATATATGAAAaggtattaaaaaataaagtggaAGAAACAATATACGGTTTGCATGCACCTTTGCTATATGCTTGGCTATAGTGATAGAAATGCATAAATTTAGATCTATTTAATAGCATAATAGATAGTTAGGAATATGAATCAAAATTTACATAACGTAGGTAGCAATTCACAAAAAATGCAACCGATCGGTCTTAGCAAAAGGCCTTATCTCATGATGTATTGAATTCAAGTTAATAGTGGTGAATTACATGGAGggcaataatttttttttttttttgtaataaaagcAATGTGACACATAAGCATCAACTATTAtttagaaaaaggaaaaaatgggAAGCTTTGTTAGgctgccacatcagcaaaaaaaagtttgctttacaATGATACTAGGGGTAaccccgtgcgttgcacgggtttgattaaaatatataattaaaatatttttataaataaaaaataataattgtgataattataatcacatatatttaaataatagatattattttaaaatatgattatatttaatattagtatatgggtaaaaaaaaaagttgtttagaaatattagattttttattaatttatatcgtagtttgttcatattttaatgtaatagatctcttataatatttcataagtttgaaaggatgtatcattttttattttattagtgtaatcatataagattttagttttctttatatgagttgcaattttatagtcaaatgtcactttgtttttttatttttgatgtatcccttattttattattttcaataagagttggaggcatacctaattatacttgtagacaatattgctcatgagaaatgttaaaataagttttgattatagaatatgattcatatatggtggctttgactatttgttccacgtgatctcattttttgaaaattatgtctcAAACAGcgtatttgcttactacgttctatgcaatttaaggttccaaatatcttatctacttactcatctctcgttctcttggagtttattctcacttattcacatgttgaaattttattccaactttattagtcccaattttttagtctattgtttggttcacatttttttttgcttggtccttttgtttttggtttgtttttctttttcttggtgaggtttgtgtctcttcaaaattattgttagtttttgtccctcttatttaatatttacttgaacatttattttatttttcttattatattatataaacttgaatatttgttgttgtcaatatataactttggacgaagattttatatatttgaatttaggtttagttatttggttaaggtaaagaaagtcttatagatgaatttaagatttaacatgtgtcattttcttatttgcttaaaaaaaaatgtcatcttattcttataaatattccactattttattttcagccgtaacgtaaacattcttttagaatatgtaattaatttatccaaaaagttatattattacgtaaattaaattaataatttttgaattattggtgaattttagttgtgtgtaaatatgtttaaatatatgtgtgattatattttctaaatatatgtaaatatattttaacatctacggttttaataatttctaaaatttattttgacaaatgagcatcaacaatttttatttaataatttttgcctttttttaatttaatttagaaagtttttagtacaattctaagtgggaggaaaaagtatttagtacaatttctaaactaacatgtttttagcacaattcttttcatcgattcattttatggttgtaagaataagatgtcatgcgtagattaaaataggaccatctattaaaattcatatatattcatattgaaccatccagatttaggcaagtgttatacgataaatgcatgaagattatatatttggacaacctctaagtcaagttgaatcaatatacttcttgcatgtattacaattataagaaccacATGACTTGAgtatcaactacaaaaaaaaaaaacttattttaatttctactttgttattgtttctatatttctcttgatcgagatcaagtagattacctacacattgtagacaatataatatttaaaaatgagacacatatttatatttctaaattatttggattgtcttcttttaattgaatgcctccaacatcaatataccctcgatctatataaattttaagggacttcaaaatcaataaatagaagtctcttttatcctcttcaacttattcacatgaaaaaaattaattatattcccattaatcaacaattttttatacaaatcttttaccttatataaaataataaatgaaaaagaaaataagaaacaaataagctaaaacattagactaataaaataataaatgaaaaaagaaagttgtctaattacaaacattatatcaattaaaaaaaaatgatggtttacaaactgccatcagagttaaatacacatcctcaCATGAGGTGTCATTTCATAGATTTACAAACATTCATcggatgcaacgtaagcaaaaatagaagtatgttttatcatgttctcctccttcacatgaaaaaatagtcatattcatataaatcgattcaactcaaagtttaattaatcatcgaacaaaacaccggttgatatttaaaaaaatatccaacctaaaaaagaaatataaaaaatgattagagatattctaaactcagagtaatagaaaaatttcaatttacaaacatattaataggcaactatcacatatatgtatatcaatttcttaattaatcaaatgtagacatacctgatacTCTAAGAGGCtagacaccatcacctaccaaggacaaaaccaatatacttatgatgtaactatatatatatgcacacaatagcttttaaatcaattcaagacactataatgtgtaactttaacatatggaaggtgaagaagcataactttttctcatggagatgttagacaaagaaaccatagagtttttgctatgagatagataaattaaaattttgttaaaacatagaaggtagacttcctgatatggtggtggtgataattagcttttgggttaactttatatagagcttgtgtttgataattagctaaattaacatattcaatattagtgtctccaagaattctttgttttcaattgcattaatagagaattgtaacatacaatatatattttaataatatattgcaatgcaattaaaacaataacatgatgcaccattccacctttcattgcttgcaattcatttttgtctcaattcaacaacaataaactgtgttagttttttttttaatatattattattatttattatttattattagagtaactctattatatgaaaaaatatgaaaatgttttaatagagattgtaaacttttcttatagagtgtcacatcatcacaatgcttgcttgTGAACAACTCAATCTTCCTTTTAAAGgattgtttgataaatttatttgtcatagttaAAGAATAAGAGTTAAGAAATACgaaagaatggtagtttaaaagttggtgtgacaaaattaatttttttttaaataatagcacaatagtaattaattaataaacaatataactaaagtattttttttcataaaatttatttatttattttgtcaagcatggaatttttttgaggagtaatttttttatttggtttatttatttaaagtaaaattttacaaattgcaaatcatatttacgcatgcatgatttatattttatgtttggtagtgtaaaatatgaaagagcatatatctattcattgttcttttgtaatttgatctttttttcttttctttctttcattattattgggagtcattattattgtaacatatagataattattttggaggatgaatggacacacaaaataaattgtgggacaaattttaaatagatatgagaagctctctaaagcatgccacatcatcacaatgcttgcttttgagcaactcaaccttccttttactagtaaaagatattGATGATTGATTGATGTGCTGCATTGCAATGAAATTTCATCCCTTTTTGCAATCTCACTATTCAACTCTTCAATTTCAGCTTTCaatttgttggatatgccttgaaatctcagttacaagaagttggaaaaatctttgttgaatctttttgcatctttgatgttttgaagattttttaggaaaaaaaaatatattttcttggaagatactctgacttggatttgttttattttaaaacagatttgttactaatttttggcatatatttttctataaatagggatcactttattcatagaaaaattgagagagagagaaaggaagcaacaatgtagggttttcaattaggatttgccgccgacacaaggctagggttttagagagaaacaagagaggttgtctcttggtataactctagggttgggcaaaggggattgattacaccttgggaaacacttatcaaattgagtctcttggccacgggaagagattcgggatttgggtagaattaggattaattcttgtaacccaatttGGGAATTTCTTGTAAAGTTACTcattgatatagtggaacggaggggctgctctctcccccagactaggtcattattggaccgaactgggtaaacaaattatcgtgttctttcttctcctttatcttctttatcggtgttgttattattattgcttattccacttaattatatggttgccgttctattgctccacacatcaaattattcattggtgtgattttaagacgaattcacaacacaaCTTGTCAACAATATCTTTTTTCATTAGTAGCTTTGAATTTTTCTCCATTAATTCCACTCCTCTTTCCATTAATTGACTCTTTTCCAAGCTTAATTCTTCCAAATTTTCCTTCAATTTAACTATGTTCTTCTCAGATTCATACAGCTTCCTTTTCAATTCAGTATTTTCTTCATCATAagccttaattttcttttccataTTGCCAACCTTTTGCTCCATCAAACGAGCAATTGAGACTAATCGAAGTGGTGCTGCTTTCAAAACATGTAAACACATATCTGATTGCCAATACCTCTCCAAATTTTCATGATCCTTTTCCGCAATGAAATGATTATCAATAAAGTCTCCAAAAGGAAAACTCTCATCCCAGATTGATGTGCCATCACCATTCTTCATGACAGATGAAACATTGGTTGGATTTTCTTGTAGAGAGTTCCCTACATGGTCAACCTTCCTCTTCCTATCTGTATGTCTTTCGGGAAACTCCTTCACGGATTTTGGATCCATTCTTCctgaaaaaataacattatagaaGATGAATAAAGGCAAATAATATAGATTCCTCATATAAAAGAGTTTCTTGAAGTTGCAAAGTGTTTCGGACTGTGTCAAGACCCATTCGCCTCAACCAAATTAACTAAGTGGACCATACAATGGACACGCCCTAAAAGCACACATCATCATTCGTTGGGACATGTTGACCACTGGATCATGCCGCATCAACCATCATCTTAAACTTGTCCAAGAGAAGGTTCTAGGTTTTCCTAAATCATAATTCTCAACCTATATAAATTTGCCTTTTGAGCTAAGATCAGATGTCACATTTAATCCTAAATACCTCTCACATCTGCGTCTACCGACTTGATTGTCAGAATGTGTGCAGATTTCACTACCTCCTTCACAACGGGGTTCAACCACCAACGGTCCGGAACCAATGACCCATAagaacattaattaattaccatCGAGATTTCAGGTTCGGAGAGGATCACATAGCTTGAAACGCAATGTTAACACCagcataaataaaaatgaactacatatgtcaaatacaaacgcatatatgatttttttattatgaagaataaaaacaaaaagcacTAATTCAAGTTGGACCATTTTTCCAAAATTCTTTTCCTCCCTCCTAAACTTTCAAACAGAGTCTAAGGCTACATTTGGTATTTCGATTTTGGGGGAAAATAGCACTAATTCAAGTTGGACCATTTTTCATTTCTAAAACATACCCTAAAAGAAAAGTTGGGACCCAACTAAAACAAACCAGCTGAAAAATGGTACATGCAAAGCAAAAATGTAACAATATGGGATCATCATACACTAAATTTAAAGGTTAAAATAAAAAGGTACAACCGTACACTAATAAACAAACCAAGGATGAGAAAGGTAACTTACACAGTAACAATGAGAAAGAGTAACCGCCAGCAAGAACGATTTGTAGCGATTAATATGTGATGGAGACGAGGAAAGCCTTGaagtaggggtgatcgtatccgaaccaatccaaaag from Trifolium pratense cultivar HEN17-A07 linkage group LG1, ARS_RC_1.1, whole genome shotgun sequence includes these protein-coding regions:
- the LOC123896459 gene encoding uncharacterized protein LOC123896459, giving the protein MDPKSVKEFPERHTDRKRKVDHVGNSLQENPTNVSSVMKNGDGTSIWDESFPFGDFIDNHFIAEKDHENLERYWQSDMCLHVLKAAPLRLVSIARLMEQKVGNMEKKIKAYDEENTELKRKLYESEKNIVKLKENLEELSLEKSQLMERGVELMEKNSKLLMKKDIVDKMIWRIRYVMRVLIAK